AGAAGCCATCAGTGGCGAACAGGCAGCGGTCCCCCGCCTGGAGGTGCAGGACCCGTTCCTCCAGGAGGGGCTCCGGAAGGATTCCGATCGGGGTTCCGTTGATCTCCAAGGCCTCGGTGCACTCCCGGTCGAAGCGGTGGACAAGGCCGTGGGGAAGACCGGCATTGAGCAGATGGAGCCGACCGGTACGGGGGGTCCAGATCCCCAGCAAGGCACAGGCAGGGACATCGGGGAAGGGGCCGTTTTGGATGGCGTGGTTGAGCCCGAGGGCCAGGGGGCGGAGCCCTTCGAAGTGAGGGACCAAGGTGGAGAAGATGCCCAGGAGCGAGGCCACCGCGTAGGAACTCACCACCGAGTGCCCGGCGATGTCCGCCAGGAGGAAGAGGATGTCGCCCTCAGGGAGGCGATAGCAGCGGAAGATGTCGCCGCCTGCGTCTGAGAGGGGCTGATAGATGGAGTAGATGGGGAGGTCCCGCTCCTGGGTGGCCAGCAGGGAGCAGTGGGCCAGCCGGACGCTGCGGGCGGTCTCCTCGTCCCGGTGGAGTTCTTCCTGGTGACGCAAGGTCCGGGTGACGCAGTCCAGGAGCTGAGCCGTGTTGAAGGGCTTGCTCAGGAAGTCGTTCACGCCCAGTTGCAGGGCTGTCTTGGCCGTCTGCTGGTCCTCCACGGAGGTGATGACGGCGATGGGCATCCGGTGGTCCAGGCGGCGGATCTCCTCGATGAGCTCAAGACCGTCCATCCTGGGCATGATGATGTCCGTGATCAGCAGATCCACCGGATGGGTCAGGGAGGCCTGGACAAAGAGGTCCAGGGCTGCGGCGCCGTCCGTGGCCTCCAGGACCTGGTAGCCCGCATGCTGCAGGCTGCTGCGCAGGAAGTTCCTGAAGACCCGGCTGTCCTCGGCCACCAGCACCGTCCGCACGGAGGGGTGGGGTTCCGGAGGACGGACTTCCGGAGGGGGGGGCCCCAGCTCCCGCAGGCCCGTGCTCGAACGGATGAGGGCACGGAGGCTCTGCCCCAGGTCGGAGATGGAAAAGGGCTTGGGCAGGCAGGGCAGGACCGTGTCCCGGACCAGGGGACTCTGGCTGCCCAGGAGGAGGATGGGGACAGGGGAGGACGCTGCCGGCTCAGCGATCCAGGTCGGAAGCTCCCAGGGGCCTGGCGGGGGGTCGATGACCCAGACATCCTGCCGGATGGGCTGTTCCTCACCGACTCGCAGGGGCTCCAGGCCATCAAAGCAGGTGACGGCGTAACCAAGCCCCTCAAGCCCCACCCGGAGTGTGTTGGCCAGCACCGGATCCTGCACCAGCAGCCCCAGGCGCTCGTGCCCGTGGAGATCCTGGCCGGAGGCTTCTCCGAGCTGGGGGGTGAAGGGGATGCTGGCGCAGGGGAGGCGGAGTACCCAGGTGAGTCCACCCCCTTCAAGAGTCCAGGCCAGCTCACCCCCGTGGGTCCGGGCGATGCTCTGCGCCACGGACTGGCCGGGTAACACCGTGCCCTGGGCAGGCAGGCATGGGGTGCCCTGGAGGATGACGAGGGCCTCGCAGCGGGTCTCCTCCACGAGCTCGGAGAGGGTCAGGCGGATCAGCCCAGGGCCTTCGCCCATGGCCCGGGCCGTTCCCGCCACCAGAATGGAGATGAGCCCGTGCAGCAGGCCGGGGTTCCCCTGGACCCACACCCCAGAGGTGAGGGCGCTCTGGAGCCGGATCTGCCGGGGAAGAGAAGGGTCCAGGAGCACCAGGGAGGTCCTGAGACAGGAGGTGAAGTCGATGGGACGGACCCCGGGATCCCTGCCGGTGGCGAGGTGCGAGGCCCGCCGGTGGAGCTCCATGCCGCGTCTGCAGGCCTGGATGAGGGTGGTGGCGAGTTCCGCCATGGGCGGATCCTGGGGGAGCCGCCAGCTCAGGAGCTCGGAGGTTGAGGCCGCCAGGGTCAGGATGTCATCCACTTCGCCGCGGACCCCCTCCAGGTAGTTCCCCACAGCTTCCATGCGGGCGGTCTCCCGTTCCAGATGAGTCAGGGGGGTGCAATGGGAGCCGTCCTGGAAGACCATCAGGACCGCCCCGTCCCCGCCGAGGGGGGACAGTCGGCATCCCAGGACGCGAGGTGCCCCCTCCCGGGTCCTGAAGGCCGTGGGGCCCTCCCAGGCATGGCCGCCGGCGGCGATCCGGAAGGCCTCCAGGGATTCCCCGGGATCGGCGAAAGGGCTGAAGGACGTACCGATGAGCTCCGGAGCGTGCAGTCCGGTCAGCTCCCGGGCGGCCCGATTGTAGAAGGCCAGGTGGCCGCTGGTGTCGTAGATGGCCACTCCCATGGGCAGCGTGTCGAGGGCGAGGTCGATGAGCTCTGGGCCCAGGGAGCACCGGCCCTCACGGCTGGAGGAGTCGCATGCTGGAGGGGAGAAGGTGCGCACAGAAGATTCCCGGAGAGTGGTTGGAGCCACGGTATCTTTTCTGACCTTCGGTGCGGGGACTTGAATTCCTGTGGCCAAAATGGGATAAAATCGATATTGCAGGCCGTTCCGATTACCCGTGTGTTCAGCTCTAAACCCAGGCGGGTTCTGTGCGAAACCTGCCTGTCTGGAACCTGTGCAGGGAGTCCCCATGAAGCGCAAACACATTGCCCTCCTGGCTGGCGGCGTCGTCCTCGTGGCGGTCATCGCCGTGGCGGCGACCCGGGGGGAGAAGGGGCTGCCGGTCCAGGCCATCCAGGTCGGGCGCGAGGACATCACCGCCAAGGTGAGCGCCAACGGCAAGATCCAGGCCGTCAAGAAGGTGGACATCTCGGCCAATGTGATGGGGCAGGTGACGCGCCTGGCGGTGAAGGAGGGGGACCGGGTCAAGACCGGGGACTTCCTGCTGGAGATCGATCCCGCCCGCTCCCGGGCCCAGGCCCAGGGGCTGGCGGCAAACCGGGAGGCCATGGTCCATGACCTCGATACGGCCCGGGCCAGGGCCCATCAGGCCCGCAGCGACTTCCAGCGGGCCCAGGCCAATCACCGGGCCGGCATCATCTCCCAGAGCGACTTCGAGCAGTCCCGGACCTCCCTGACGACGGCGGATGCGGCCGTGCTGGCTGCCCAACGCCGTCTAGAGCAGGCTGGGGCCGACCTGGCAGGGGCCCGGGACACCCTGGCCAAGTCCACCATCCTCGCCCCCATGGATGGCGTCGTGACCGCCAAGCAGATCGAGCAGGGCGAGACGGCGGTGATCGGGGTGCAGAATCAGGCGGGCACGGTGCTGCTCACCATCTCCGACATGTCCAAGGTGGAGGCCGAGATGGAGGTGGACGAGGCCTCGATTCCCAATGTCCAACTGGGTCAGGAGGCCCAGGTCCGGATCGACGCCTATCCCAATCAGGTCTTCAAGGGGCAGGTGACGGAGGTCGGGGGCAGCCCCATCCTCAAGACCAGTTCCAACGATGCCACCAAGTTCAAGGTCAAGGTCTGGATCAAGAACCCGCCCCTCACCATCAAACCCGGGCTCAGTGCCCAGGCAGACATCTTCACGGGCTTCCGGCAGGACGCCCTGGCCATTCCCCTCCAGTCCTTGGCCATGCGGGAGAACAAGCCCAAGGCCGGCGAGAAGCGCGACCCGCTGGCACCCAGGGATGAGGAGGGTGTCTTCGTCATGTCTGGAGGCAAGGTGCACTTCCAGGTGGTGAAGACGGGCCTGCTCGGCGACCTGGATGTGGAGGTTCTGGAAGGCCTGAAGGGGGGGGAGCAGGTCGTCACCGGTCCCTTCAAAGCCCTCCGTGAGCTGAAGGACGGTGACCTGGTGCACCTCGACAAGGGCCGCAAGAAGGACAGCTCCGAAGCGAAGAAGTAGGTCCGGCGACATGGATGCCCTCGAACTCCTGCGCGTGGCGCTCCGTGCCCTCCGTGCCCACAAGCTCCGCAGCTTCCTGACGCTGCTGGGTATCATCATCGGCGTCTCGACCATCGTGGGGGTGGTGGGCATCATCTCCGGTCTCAATCGCTATGTGGCCGAGCGGGTCATCGTCCTTTCCCCGGATGTCTACATCCTCGAGCGTTTCGGGATCATCCGGAGTCGTGAGGAGTTCATCCAGGCCCTCAAGCGTCGGCCCATCACCTGGGAGGAGTACGAACGGCTCAGCAGCGGGGTGCTGAAGAAGTCCTCCCGGGTTTCCTGCGGCGGGGGGCGGAACATGACCGTGTACGCCGGGGACAAGCACCTGCCCGATGTAGAGGTCTCGGGCGTGACGGCGGATTTCGCTGAGCTCTTCCGCTTGGAGTTCGAGTCAGGGCGCTTCTTTTCGGAGGGGGAGTCCAACCTGCCAGTGGCGGTCATCGGGGCCAACACCAAGGAGGAGCTCTTCCCCCAGGTCGATCCCATCGGCCGGACCATCCTCCTCCAGGGGTTCCCCTTCCGGGTCATCGGGCTCATGCCCAAGCAGGGCAAGGGGATCGGCTTCAACCAGGACGGTCGGGTCTATATTCCCATCCAGCTCTATCGGCGCAACTTCATGCCTTCCAATGAATCCCTGGAACTGTATGTGAAGGCCGCCGGTGGCGTGGCGGGGCTGGACGAGTCCCTGGACGAGCTCCGGGCCTACCTCCGGGCCATGCGCCACACGGGCTTCCGGGATCCGGACCCCTTCGGGGTGCTGACCCAGGAGAGCCTTCAGGCCCTCTGGAAGCAGATCAGTGCCGCCGCTTTCATCCTCATGCTCCTGGTCTCGGGCGTGAGTCTCGGTGTCGGCGGGATCGTCATCATGAACATCATGCTGGTGAGTGTGGTGGAGCGTACGCCGGAGATTGGCATCCGCCTGGCCATCGGGGCCCGGAAGCGGGATATCCGGAGGCAGTTCCTGCTGGAGGCGGCCCTCCTCTCCCTGGCCGGGGGCATCGTCGGTGTCCTCCTGGGCAGTCTGGGGGCCTTTGCGGTGAAGCACATCGCAGGCTTCCCGGCCCAGGTGACCCCTGGGATTGTGATCGCCGGCGTCGGGCTGTCCACCCTGGTGGGCCTGGCTGCGGGCTTCCTACCGGCCCGGCGGGCTTCCAACCTGCCCGTCATCGACGCCATCCGGGCGGAATAGGGAGGATCCGTGAAGACCACCCGGACAGTCCGCAGTGCCGCCCTCCGTGCGCTCTCCATGGAGAACGTCAGGTTCGCCTTCCGCTCCATCATCACCCAGAAGCTGCGGAGCTTCCTCACCCTCCTGGGCATCATGGCCGGCGTGGGGACCGTCATCGCCATGGTCAGCTTCGTCGTGGGCTTCAACAACGAGATCACCAAGGCCTTCACCCAGTTCGGCACGACCCTGGTGCAGTTCCAGAAATACGAGCCGCGTCATGGCGGTGGCGGGGAGCTGCCCGAAGATCAGAAGAAGCGGCGGGACCTGACCCTGGCGGATGCCCAGGCCCTCAAGCGTCTCTGTCCCCTGGTGGGGGCGGTCTCTCCCGAGCGCTATCTCGGCGGCACCGCCAGCGCCTCGGTCATCATCAAGAACCGGCGCGGAGACCAGGCCAATGCCCCGGTGGTCACGGGGGTCGCTCCGGACTACTGCCAAGCCAACAACCACTATGTCTCGGATGGCCGGTTCTTCACCGAGGCCGACCTCACCCACGCCTCCCGGGTGGCCATCATCGGCCAGGATGTGGTCAAGGCGCTCTATCCCCGGGTGGATCCCATTGGCCAGGAGATCCTCCTGAACGGCATCCCCTTCAGCATCGGCGGGGTGCTGGAGGAGAAGGGAAGCCTGCTGGGAGGGAGTAATGATAATTGGTTCATGGTTCCCATTTCCACCTTCGATGAGCTCTTCCCCGAGGTCAAGAATGGCGGGAAGGATACGCTCCACATCGCCACGGTGCCCAAGGATCCCGCCCGGATGGCGGAGATGATGGATCAGGAGACCGCCATCCTCCGGGCGCGCCGGGGGCTGCGGCCCAACCAGCCCAATGACTTCGCGATCTTCACCAGCGAAGGCCAGCTCAAGACCTTCCAGGCGGTGACCAGCGGGATCGCAGGGGCCATGATCCTCATCGCCGGCATCGCGCTGCTGGTGGGGGGGGTTGGTGTGATGAACATCATGCTGGTCAGCGTCACCGAGCGGACCCGCGAAATCGGGGTCCGGAAGGCCCTGGGGGCCACACGGCGGGATATTGCCGCCCAGTTCCTGGTGGAGGCCATCGCCCTCACCGGCGTGGGCGGGGCCATCGGCATCGCTGCGGGGCTGGGCATCGCCATGACGGTGCGTGTGCTCTTCAAGTTCCCGGCAGCGGCCCCTCTCTGGTCCATCCTCCTGGGCTTCGGGGTCAGCACAGCCATTGGCCTTATCTTCGGCATGTGGCCGGCCCTGAAGGCTGCCAGTCAGGATCCCATCGAGGCCCTGCGGTACGAGTAGGACTGCAAAGCAAAGGCCCCGGGGAACCGGGGCCTTTGCTTTGCAGAATCGAGGTTTTACTTTTCTTCGTCGGCTTCCAGCTTGGCGGAGACTTCGTCCAGATGGGTCATCAGGCGCTGGGCCAGGGCCTCGTCCTCCAGGAGGGAGAAGTCGTCTCCATCCACTTCGAAGATCTCGATGGAGAGGGGCAGATCCTCGTTGTCCTCGCCCTCGGAGTAGGCCTGGACCTCTGCCAGGGGAGCCAGGATGCAGAAGTGGCGTCCCTCGAACTCCACCTCATCGAGGATGGCGAACTCCTCCTTCTCGCCGTTCTCGTCCTCCAGTTCCACGATTTCGATCTCGTGATCGTCGTGGTCGTGGTCGCAGCCCGGTCCGTGAACGTGATCTTCGTGAGCCATGCGGCACTCCTTGGTCTAGCCTACAGGGTACGTTGGAGTCCGCCTGCTTCCAAATGGAAAATCCCTCAAGGTTGGGCGGTCATCCAGACCATCCGGGTCTCCCCTGGTCCGGTGATGATGGCATCGATGAGCTTACGGCTGCCGGGCATCTCCAGGCGGATCTTGCTTCCGGCGGGGCCGGTGCCCCGGGCGATGGCCTCAGCGCTGATGGAGACGCGGCCCCAGGCAACCTCCACCCTGACCCGGTCCCCGGCGCTCACCAACGGGATGGGCTCGAGGTCCATGCGGGTGAGGGTGTGTCCCACCCCCACCGGCAGCCTGAGACGGAAACCCTCGGGCAGGGTGGTCAGGGCCCCTGGAGGCGGGGTTCCCTCGAAGGGGACGGACTCGAATTGGGTCATGTCCGGCGTGGTCTTGCGGGGCAGGGCATTGATGGCCCGCAGCAGGGTGCCCTTCCAGTGCCCCTCCATGTCCACCCGGCACATCCCGGTGGGGCGTCCGTCGAGGAGGACCCGGAAGACCACGAAGAATCGGCCTGTCAGGTCACTCTTGCTCAGGTGATCGGCCTGAAAGCTGATCTGCCCCTTGGGCAGGTGGAGCAGCCTGGGGGTCTCCACCACTTGGAAGGTGTAGGCTCCACCTGCGCTGTCCGCCTGGGATTGGGCATAGAGGATGGCCTGCTCCTTGAGGCGCTCCAGACCCATGTCCACGGGCGCGGCTCCCAGAAGCGGGCCGAGGGCGAGGAGGAGAAGCCAGCGGAGCATGGGGCTACCTCTTCAGGTTGTTGACCAGGGAGAGCATGCTGTCAGCGGTCTGGATGGTCTTGGAGTTGGCCTCATAGGCTCGCTGCCCGACGATCATGTTGACCATCTCCTCCGCCAGATCGACGTTGGAGGCCTCCAGGAAACCCTGGCGGATGGTGCCCAGGCCGCTTTGCCCAGGGGTGCCCTCGATGGGGTCACCGCTGGCCAGAGTGGGCTGGACGAGGTTGTTGCCCAGGAGGTTGAGACCGGCGGGGTTGATGAAGTTGACCAGGGTGAGCTGCCCAATGGTGGTGGGCTGGGTTTGCCCAGCCTGGGTGACTGACACCGTACCGTCCTGGGCAATGGTGACGGAGAGGGCGTCCTGGGGGATGGTGAGCTGGGGGACCAGCGAGGCGCCGTTGGCAGTCACCAGGGCCCCGTTCTGGTCCACGGAGAAGGCACCGTCCCGGGTGTAGGCATTGGAGCCGTCGGCCTGGAGCACCTGGAAGAATCCTTCTCCCTCGATGGCCAGGTCGAA
The sequence above is drawn from the uncultured Holophaga sp. genome and encodes:
- a CDS encoding ABC transporter permease; the protein is MKTTRTVRSAALRALSMENVRFAFRSIITQKLRSFLTLLGIMAGVGTVIAMVSFVVGFNNEITKAFTQFGTTLVQFQKYEPRHGGGGELPEDQKKRRDLTLADAQALKRLCPLVGAVSPERYLGGTASASVIIKNRRGDQANAPVVTGVAPDYCQANNHYVSDGRFFTEADLTHASRVAIIGQDVVKALYPRVDPIGQEILLNGIPFSIGGVLEEKGSLLGGSNDNWFMVPISTFDELFPEVKNGGKDTLHIATVPKDPARMAEMMDQETAILRARRGLRPNQPNDFAIFTSEGQLKTFQAVTSGIAGAMILIAGIALLVGGVGVMNIMLVSVTERTREIGVRKALGATRRDIAAQFLVEAIALTGVGGAIGIAAGLGIAMTVRVLFKFPAAAPLWSILLGFGVSTAIGLIFGMWPALKAASQDPIEALRYE
- a CDS encoding flagella basal body P-ring formation protein FlgA, encoding MLRWLLLLALGPLLGAAPVDMGLERLKEQAILYAQSQADSAGGAYTFQVVETPRLLHLPKGQISFQADHLSKSDLTGRFFVVFRVLLDGRPTGMCRVDMEGHWKGTLLRAINALPRKTTPDMTQFESVPFEGTPPPGALTTLPEGFRLRLPVGVGHTLTRMDLEPIPLVSAGDRVRVEVAWGRVSISAEAIARGTGPAGSKIRLEMPGSRKLIDAIITGPGETRMVWMTAQP
- a CDS encoding response regulator encodes the protein MRTFSPPACDSSSREGRCSLGPELIDLALDTLPMGVAIYDTSGHLAFYNRAARELTGLHAPELIGTSFSPFADPGESLEAFRIAAGGHAWEGPTAFRTREGAPRVLGCRLSPLGGDGAVLMVFQDGSHCTPLTHLERETARMEAVGNYLEGVRGEVDDILTLAASTSELLSWRLPQDPPMAELATTLIQACRRGMELHRRASHLATGRDPGVRPIDFTSCLRTSLVLLDPSLPRQIRLQSALTSGVWVQGNPGLLHGLISILVAGTARAMGEGPGLIRLTLSELVEETRCEALVILQGTPCLPAQGTVLPGQSVAQSIARTHGGELAWTLEGGGLTWVLRLPCASIPFTPQLGEASGQDLHGHERLGLLVQDPVLANTLRVGLEGLGYAVTCFDGLEPLRVGEEQPIRQDVWVIDPPPGPWELPTWIAEPAASSPVPILLLGSQSPLVRDTVLPCLPKPFSISDLGQSLRALIRSSTGLRELGPPPPEVRPPEPHPSVRTVLVAEDSRVFRNFLRSSLQHAGYQVLEATDGAAALDLFVQASLTHPVDLLITDIIMPRMDGLELIEEIRRLDHRMPIAVITSVEDQQTAKTALQLGVNDFLSKPFNTAQLLDCVTRTLRHQEELHRDEETARSVRLAHCSLLATQERDLPIYSIYQPLSDAGGDIFRCYRLPEGDILFLLADIAGHSVVSSYAVASLLGIFSTLVPHFEGLRPLALGLNHAIQNGPFPDVPACALLGIWTPRTGRLHLLNAGLPHGLVHRFDRECTEALEINGTPIGILPEPLLEERVLHLQAGDRCLFATDGFFDACPPDGSAFWTQAAASWTRLACSGIEDSLNAICREVRQHLQGTQTDDLLLVGFEQPQPEIGREEILMLIPSAPRYVDTVCLRLKDYMAAFGDGRVFSPSKRFEIILAAREALTNAVFHGNRERKELRVCIHAWTGSDGSRFFLRILDEGPGFELPDRADAPDPTSERGRGIPIMRHYCSRLSLIGGELTLEFEMEDPPDALS
- a CDS encoding DUF1292 domain-containing protein; the protein is MAHEDHVHGPGCDHDHDDHEIEIVELEDENGEKEEFAILDEVEFEGRHFCILAPLAEVQAYSEGEDNEDLPLSIEIFEVDGDDFSLLEDEALAQRLMTHLDEVSAKLEADEEK
- the flgG gene encoding flagellar basal-body rod protein FlgG yields the protein MMRSMWSAAAGMSVQGMNMDVIANNIANVNTTGFKKATADFQDLLYQTINLAGSSSSTNTSLPTGLQLGHGAKVQSITRQYSTGNFKTTGGRFDLAIEGEGFFQVLQADGSNAYTRDGAFSVDQNGALVTANGASLVPQLTIPQDALSVTIAQDGTVSVTQAGQTQPTTIGQLTLVNFINPAGLNLLGNNLVQPTLASGDPIEGTPGQSGLGTIRQGFLEASNVDLAEEMVNMIVGQRAYEANSKTIQTADSMLSLVNNLKR
- a CDS encoding efflux RND transporter periplasmic adaptor subunit; this translates as MKRKHIALLAGGVVLVAVIAVAATRGEKGLPVQAIQVGREDITAKVSANGKIQAVKKVDISANVMGQVTRLAVKEGDRVKTGDFLLEIDPARSRAQAQGLAANREAMVHDLDTARARAHQARSDFQRAQANHRAGIISQSDFEQSRTSLTTADAAVLAAQRRLEQAGADLAGARDTLAKSTILAPMDGVVTAKQIEQGETAVIGVQNQAGTVLLTISDMSKVEAEMEVDEASIPNVQLGQEAQVRIDAYPNQVFKGQVTEVGGSPILKTSSNDATKFKVKVWIKNPPLTIKPGLSAQADIFTGFRQDALAIPLQSLAMRENKPKAGEKRDPLAPRDEEGVFVMSGGKVHFQVVKTGLLGDLDVEVLEGLKGGEQVVTGPFKALRELKDGDLVHLDKGRKKDSSEAKK
- a CDS encoding ABC transporter permease: MDALELLRVALRALRAHKLRSFLTLLGIIIGVSTIVGVVGIISGLNRYVAERVIVLSPDVYILERFGIIRSREEFIQALKRRPITWEEYERLSSGVLKKSSRVSCGGGRNMTVYAGDKHLPDVEVSGVTADFAELFRLEFESGRFFSEGESNLPVAVIGANTKEELFPQVDPIGRTILLQGFPFRVIGLMPKQGKGIGFNQDGRVYIPIQLYRRNFMPSNESLELYVKAAGGVAGLDESLDELRAYLRAMRHTGFRDPDPFGVLTQESLQALWKQISAAAFILMLLVSGVSLGVGGIVIMNIMLVSVVERTPEIGIRLAIGARKRDIRRQFLLEAALLSLAGGIVGVLLGSLGAFAVKHIAGFPAQVTPGIVIAGVGLSTLVGLAAGFLPARRASNLPVIDAIRAE